ctattataccatggattcttctgttgcttctcggatttttccctttgggccgggatgaacctgtttactgcctcctgacacttttgggtaacatagtccatcataccctgtacagacttgtctctgaggtctgtgtcccaaggtatttcacttaggaaacttctcatctgttcataattcccctttcggtatgccagccttttgattcctagttctttttggggggagataagtcctagctctaccaggtactcaaagttcaatacactgtggtcactcattcccaagggcgcttccatcttaactttccttatatcccattcatttagggtaaatatcaaatcaagcattgctggttcatcttctcctctcattcttgttggttctttggtgtgctggcttagaaagtttcttgttgccacgtccagcagcttagctctccatgtttctggtcctccatgcgggtctctgttcttccaatctatcttcccatggttgaagtctcccataattagtagtccagatccattcctgctagcaacagaagctgctctttctattatgttaatggtggccatgttgtttctatcatattcctgtctaggtcttctgtcatttggtggtggattatatatgactgcgactataatttttttccctccatttgttacagtacctgctatgtagtcactgaaaccttcgcagccctgaatatccatctcctcaaaatcccagccttgtcttaccagcagagctacaccacccccacctcttccttccctctctttcctcataacataatagtcctgtgggaacactgcatttgttattgttttcgtgatctttgtttctgtgagggctattatgtctgggttttcctctaggaccagttctccaagctcatttgctttatttgtaattccatctatgtttgtgtacatcgctttgaggctcactttcttctgtcccttctcaaatcgcctccttggtgagtgttctgctggtgggggaggctgttccatgggtgtgaggacctgtgaggtggataacagggtctcagaggatactgggatgaggggcgggggatccagtgaagggggagggacagggagggtatggggtgaaaggggagggaggacgggaaggaaagggggggagggaggactcgggaggtgtgtgtgtgtgtgtgtgtgtgtgtgtgtgtgtgtgtgtgtgtgtgtgtgtgtgtgtgtgtgtgtgtgtgcatgtttagTCGTGTAAGTGTATGAATGCGCATGtttagttgtgtgtgtttgtaactacctatatgtgcttgcaggccaAAAGTCAGGTcgtaactacaacaacgaatgttTCGCAGTTTAGAGCACAACCTCGGCTCTCTAGTATTTTATAAGATCATCATTAACAATTTTGTATGAAGTTAGCTTCAGACGTCTCATAActctggttcgatccccggtctGCTCCGATGACTTTTGCCAAGATATATTACGTCATTGTGATATAATTTGATGGCCTGgttaaggaccgggccgcgtggtcactaagccacgaaatcatcacaaggtaaccatCTTAAAGTAAAGTGTTTCGTTGTACAAACTATTGTGTTAGTTTCAACCACTTCTTTGTCTGCCTAATTTACAACTCTAACACAAAACAAGGTCTTCCTGGCATATATGTCTGTTACCATACTCTCTGGCTTGGAATATTGCCCCTTTGTCTTCTCCATCTATtccctttatatgtcttttccacCATATTCCCCATCTCCACTGTGGTGTGCTCCTCAGTCTATCCACATCACTCAGTTCCCCCTCAGCAATGAAGCAAGTCTTGCTATATATGAGCCACGTTTATTATAAGTTCTCTATGTATTCCGTCGTGTCTTGTGTCGTTCCGTTAAGTTTTGTTTTCCTTAAAATTATCACCATGAATTATCTGgtcttttattgctgtttattgaaCATTTGCTGTTcactctctccttttctctctacATCAATAGCCTTCATTGCCACTACGCCTTCATATACTAAACACAGAGCAGGCTCCGGACCGGTACCAATGATTACAGGTAATTTGGTAATAATTTAAGTACCTTGTTACTAACAACTCTACTCTTGGCCTATGGTAGGTCTCTACTACCTCATGAGTGATGTTTATTCATACTTTGTTAATGTCCTTGAACTCTTGTTTGAATATTCCCTGGTTCTCCAGGAATTGtagttcatcatcacaccctctgCTGACTCTAAAATGTCACCATCACACGACCCTAAAATGTCACCATCATATTCTCCTGACCCTAAAATGTGACCATCACGCTTTCCTGACCCTAAAAGGTGACCATCACGCTCACCTGACCCTAAAATGTGACCATCACGCTCTCCTGACCCTAAAATGTGACCATCACGCTCTCCTGACCCTAAAATGTGACCATCACGCTCTCCTGACCCTAAAATGTGACCATCACGCTCTCCTGACCCTAAAATGTGACCATCACGCTCTCCTGACCCTAAAATGTCACCATCACACTCTCCTGACCCTAAAATGTCACCATCACGCTCTCCTGACCCTAAAATATCACCATCACACTCTCCTGACCCTAAAATGTGACCATCACGCTCTCCTGACCCTAAAATGTGACCATCACGCTCTCCTGACCCTAAAATGTGACCATCACGCTCTCCTGACCCTAAAATGTGACCATCACGCTCTCCTGACCCTA
This is a stretch of genomic DNA from Procambarus clarkii isolate CNS0578487 chromosome 45, FALCON_Pclarkii_2.0, whole genome shotgun sequence. It encodes these proteins:
- the LOC138350338 gene encoding ATP-dependent RNA helicase glh-2-like encodes the protein MCKTLVCVSERLQDPRSGEYDGDILGSCDGHILESGERDGHILGSGERDGHILGSGERDGHILGSGERDGHILGSGERDGHILGSGERDGHILGSGECDGDILGSGERDGDILGSGECDGDILGSGERDGHILGSGERDGHILGSGERDGHILGSGERDGHILGSGERDGHILGSGERDGHLLGSGKRDGHILGSGEYDGDILGSCDGDILESAEGVMMNYNSWRTREYSNKSSRTLTKYE